A window of Companilactobacillus allii genomic DNA:
CGATTGTACTTATTTTTATGTGCTTTTTTATTGCCGTTGGGAATCTCAACCGTGATCCGGCAATCGTTGATCACCTACAGAATTTCATTCAATCAAAAGGTAGCACATATCTAACTTCAATCATTACTAGTCAATTCATAAGTAACGTTCCATCGACCATTTTGATATCTAAATTCACTACATATGTTCATGCTGTGTTCTTGGGAACTAATATCGGTGGTTTAGGTTCTGTTGTTGCTTCATTGGCGAACTTACTAGCCTTTAAGCAATATAGATTCTTTTTCAAAGTACATCCAGGCAAGTATCTAATGTGGTTTAGTATAATTAACTTTTCGATGTTGATTATAATTGGTACGATTGGATATTTCTTAATTGATTTTGGACTTTAGATGACTTCACTTAATTGTGAGGTCTTTTTTGTTAGGATTATAATCCTAACTTATGATAGAATTCGGATAAATTAGAATTATAATCCTAACAAAGTGAAGGGTGAAAATTATAATGATAATTTTGGCCATCAAATTGAAAACATTGTTTACATTGAACTGTTGCGTCGAGGTTACAAGGTTGATATTGATAAAGATGAAGATAGAGAAATAGATTTTGTAGCAAAAAAAGGAAAGAATATAGAATACTTTCAGGTAACTATGCAATTACCGACAGATAGTGATAGAGAAGTCGATAACCTAAAAAAATTGGATGATAATTATAAGAAGACAGTCATTACTGCCAATCGTATGGATACAGGAAACGTCGATGGGATAGGTGTTGTTCATATTGTGGATTGGTTACTTGAGAACTAATTCGAATTACTTAAGTACCTTTTTACAATTGAAAAGATTGCGACTGATAATAGTAAAATGGGGGTAGAGATTGATAAATATGGACTACCAACAGTTATTAGGTATATTTCTATGATTGCCATTATTAGTAGTATTGCTCTTAACATGTAATCGATTGATTTACTCATAAGTTATTCCACTTTCAAAATGTATTTTGTAGAAGGATACTTGATAGTATCCATTAAGTGAATTGTGTCACATGAGTCTGGATGGATTTTTAATCGCTTTTATTTGTTACGTAAAATGTTTCACAGGAAACTTTATAATTTGGTAGGTTTTTGATTTTTTAATGTTTCAACACATAAAAAAGGAACTAGGCTTAATAGCTTAGTTCCCTTTTTTGGTCTGGCGAAAACGCGATAAAAACCAACAGAATCCTGCGCCTGCTACAAATATTGAATGCACCACTTCGTGGTACCTTCAATATTTTAGGCAGTTCAAATTCTCCCGTTGGTTCTAAACGCTCTAATATTCTTTATCCGCAATTTTCTCCAATGTATCTTTAGAAGGAATAAAGAACAAATTACCTGTGATTGGGGTACTGAAGTCTAACAGGCGGTCACTTTTTGTGAACATATTTGTTAACATTCTATTTGTAATTGAGAAGTCTTTGGAATATCCGATGAAGTATGTTCCTTTTAGGTCTTTGGCTGGTTCTGAATAGGGTACGTTCATGCGAACAATTTTATGCTCTACTCCGTTGACTTCGTCTTTTGAAGCTACGTTATGGGCATTTTTTAATTTTTCGTCATCATCTAATTCTCGGTCATTGAACTTGTGTCTACCGATTGATTTTTCTTGGTCTTCTGTCTTTAAGGCATCCCAAGCGTCCATATTATGTGTATATTTTTGGGCAAAGGCATATGAACCGTTGACGAATTCTGGGTCTTCGTTTTCATCGATCAATGTGTAATCCATTGATTCAATTCCGGCTGGATTCTCTGTTCCGTCGATGAATCCGATGATGGCACGTCCTTCAAAGTAACGGAATCCGTGGGTTTCGTCTTCGACTGTTGTAATTGGACGGAGTATGCCCATGAATTGGTCCATTAATTCATAACAAACGGCCATTTTGCTAGCTCTAACGTGGATGAATAAATCTCCGGGAGTAGATACGGCTGTATACTTTGGTCCTTTGATTTCCTTAAAAGGTGTGAGTTGTTTGGGCTTTGGTGCTTCTGGGAAAAGATAATCCCAAGCATCTGATCCAAATCCCCAAGCAATATGTGCTTGAGCTTCTGGTGCACGAACTCTCATACTATTGATGATTGAATTAGACATATCTGAGAATTCAGCGATTGCATCTTTCACAGCAGCCTGGTCATCATGCTTTAACATCAATGTTGTGAAAATAACACTTTCACCAGCATCTTTATAAACATCTTGAGCACGTTTGATATCAACGGTCATATTATTACCTCCAAATATTTAACTTATGCATAAATATTATCACATAAAACGTTTAATCATAGACATATGGGATTGTAAATTTGGAAATATACTCAATGTAAAAATAACTGATAATATCAAGTTTGATCAACGATGAAATGTACGTTTTGGATACATCTTCCTTTTTATGTGACTAATCAAGTTCTACCTGATATTCTTCTCAATAACGTCGTAGGAAATTGTTCAGACGTTTAATAAAAATAATAATAAAATTTAATTTTCGTAAAAATAAATTGTTGATTTTGTCAACAATTTGCATAATAATTATCCATAATATAGTAAAGAACATTGAAGGGAAGCCACATATATGTGCACAAGTATTAGTTATGAAGCGTTAGACGGATCGAAGTTTTTAGCAAGGACAATGGATTTTGCCTTTGAGTTAAATGGACAACCAACATTTTTACCAAGAGATTACGATTGGATCTCATCATTTGATAATAAGACTTATCAAACTAGTTACGCCATTATGGGAACTGGTGCTAAATATGGTAATAACTATATGGTAGCCGATGGATTCAACGAATATGGATTGTCATGTGCTGAATTGTACTTCCCACATGAATATGTCTATGACGAGAAACCAACTGATGGTGATATGAACCTGGTATCTGAAGAATTCATCTTGTGGGCCTTGGGTAATAACAAGACGATTGATGAATTACGTGAGAACATCAAAAAAGTTCACATCATTGAATCTGATAAAGGTGTAATGGGAACTAATCAACCATTGCATTGGATATTTAGTGATGCCACAGGAGACACATATATCATCGAACCAGAAGGTGATGGATTAGTTCTTGAAGAAGATAAGATTGGTGTCATGACCAATACACCTGACTTTGATTGGCATAGAACTAACTTGGCTAATTATTTGGGTGCTTCAACTAATAACTTTAATTCAGCACAATTCGGTGATGAAGAAATCACTAAATTGGGTCAAAATGGTACATTCAGATTACCTGGTGG
This region includes:
- a CDS encoding ATP-binding protein gives rise to the protein MKGENYNDNFGHQIENIVYIELLRRGYKVDIDKDEDREIDFVAKKGKNIEYFQVTMQLPTDSDREVDNLKKLDDNYKKTVITANRMDTGNVDGIGVVHIVDWLLEN
- a CDS encoding choloylglycine hydrolase family protein; protein product: MCTSISYEALDGSKFLARTMDFAFELNGQPTFLPRDYDWISSFDNKTYQTSYAIMGTGAKYGNNYMVADGFNEYGLSCAELYFPHEYVYDEKPTDGDMNLVSEEFILWALGNNKTIDELRENIKKVHIIESDKGVMGTNQPLHWIFSDATGDTYIIEPEGDGLVLEEDKIGVMTNTPDFDWHRTNLANYLGASTNNFNSAQFGDEEITKLGQNGTFRLPGGYTAVDRFVRTAFNRTHTEKPENATEAVPTIMHILDSVVVPKGVNIGDRGPSYTQYQAILDMTNKTMYYIPYSNQTVFSVTMTDDLIKNQTTPKEFEIPMTQGFVNLERENARVISEH
- a CDS encoding Dyp-type peroxidase — its product is MTVDIKRAQDVYKDAGESVIFTTLMLKHDDQAAVKDAIAEFSDMSNSIINSMRVRAPEAQAHIAWGFGSDAWDYLFPEAPKPKQLTPFKEIKGPKYTAVSTPGDLFIHVRASKMAVCYELMDQFMGILRPITTVEDETHGFRYFEGRAIIGFIDGTENPAGIESMDYTLIDENEDPEFVNGSYAFAQKYTHNMDAWDALKTEDQEKSIGRHKFNDRELDDDEKLKNAHNVASKDEVNGVEHKIVRMNVPYSEPAKDLKGTYFIGYSKDFSITNRMLTNMFTKSDRLLDFSTPITGNLFFIPSKDTLEKIADKEY